The Solanum lycopersicum chromosome 6, SLM_r2.1 genome has a window encoding:
- the LOC101247127 gene encoding uncharacterized protein isoform X8 — protein MSDQGDKMCPLCAEEMDLTDQQLKPCKCGYEICVWCWHHIMDMAEKENTDGRCPACRAPYNKEKIVGMEAKCDKAVAEMSTEKRLSSRKGKSKTADSRKQLSSVRVVQRNLVYIVGLPLSLADEDLLQRKEYFPQYGKVMKVSISRTAAGTIQHFANDTCSVYITYSKEEEAILCIQSVHGFVLDGSPLRACFGTTKYCHAWLRNVPCTNLDCLYLHEVGSQEDSFSKDEIISAYTRVQQIAGAVNTMQRRSGSVLPPPAEEYCSNNSASADKPISKNAATNSAPSVRGSSSPPNSSSGRSAALPAGALWGTRASNNQHPPASVPCSNGPLNKKPQTCNPTVSYTAVERTSQASLLPAYAGKKVVHTEESVTSQEKGKIDTLEPVKQHVGADPHIYTSENPTIPAPLDSQLHSVPSMSLKDRDKQVIPTSSTNALDISVKSSGPGFTKYFNDTTDAKIQNVCLDMSSLSIGRHEKTQGNCIDQNKESLTGEYATSADEICITREKSDLRLDTLSKVTQVTTSEMENDLLTFNEQRHRDPEVVIDKVYSPNLPPSLHSPAQPCWYSSQLTNGGGPVSANMQLDRRTDSVSQPSRESLTNGYPENVSNCVAGLHTIDRSYYPLPDEGKMMHVKRFQGEAPSENSSTNVDIGENSIISNILSLDFDPWNESLTSPQNLAKLLGETDDRQGSVRVSSSRKLTSNQSRFSFAREEPTTNALADYQPSLNYIEQSFNHYHHGHDFPNSRNDKLDYIGTRNGFSMANNEETVGFGNSFSHLSSNKLSVSRPQMSAPPGFPAPNRAPPPGFASHFERMEQNFDSLHANNLRDASSLHNLHQAPQVGHVSNGDIEFMDPAILAVGKGFPNGLHLSNLDMSSSCPPQSNTLQNEGRLQLLMQRSVAAHQNQSFSDTRNMFSLVSDAYGMSSRGVEQTLANNHPPFDGFSSRALEQTLVNHQSPYSQLTLSLGRNSVMSNGHWDSWNGVQSGNSLGVAEHPRTENMGFNKVFTGYEESKIHMPNSGNLYNRTFGM, from the exons ATGAGTGACCAGGGGGATAAGATGTGTCCTCTTTGTGCAGAGGAGATGGATTTGACAGATCAACAGTTGAAGCCTTGCAAGTGCGGCTATGAG ATATGTGTCTGGTGCTGGCATCACATAATGGATATGGCTGAGAAGGAGAATACAGATGGGAGGTGTCCAGCATGTCGCGCTCCTTATAACAAGGAAAAGATTGTTGGCATGGAAGCAAAATGTGACAA GGCAGTGGCTGAGATGAGCACTGAGAAAAGGTTGTCTTCTCGCAAGGGAAAAAGTAAAACAGCAGATTCTAGGAAGCAACTTAGCAGTGTTCGAGTCGTTCAAAGGAATCTTGTTTACATTGTTGGGTTGCCTCTCAGTCTAGCTGATGAAGAT CTTCTACAGAGGAAAGAGTATTTTCCTCAGTATGGAAAGGTTATGAAGGTGTCTATATCTCGTACAGCTGCTGGCACTATTCAACATTTTGCAAATGATACTTGTAGTGT ATATATTACCTATTCAAAGGAGGAGGAAGCAATTCTGTGTATTCAATCTGTACATGGGTTTGTTTTGGATGGTAGTCCTCTAAG AGCTTGCTTTGGAACCACAAAATACTGTCATGCTTGGTTGAGAAATGTG CCCTGTACCAATCTTGATTGTTTATACTTGCACGAGGTTGGGTCGCAAGAGGATAGCTTTAGTAAAGACGAAATCATATCAGCTTACACAAG AGTTCAACAAATTGCTGGTGCCGTTAATACTATGCAACGGCGATCAGGGAGTGTGTTACCGCCGCCAGCAGAGGAGTACTGCAGTAACAACTCTGCTTCTGCTGACAAACCTATTAGTAAAAATGCTGCAACT AATTCAGCACCCAGTGTTAGAGGCTCCAGCTCCCCACCAAATAGTAGCTCTGGTAGATCTGCGGCTCTTCCTGCTGGAGCTTTATG GGGAACACGTGCATCAAATAATCAACACCCACCTGCCAGTGTACCATGTTCTAATGGACCACTTAATAAGAAGCCTCAGACGTGTAATCCAACGGTATCTTATACAGCTGTTGAAAGGACAAGTCAGGCTTCGTTACTGCCTGCCTATGCAGGAAAGAAAGTAGTACATACTGAAGAAAGTGTAACTTCTCAAGAGAAAGGTAAGATAGACACTTTAGAACCTGTTAAGCAGCATGTAGGAGCAGACCCTCATATCTATACTTCTGAGAACCCCACTATTCCGGCACCTCTGGACAGTCAGCTACATAGTGTCCCGTCCATGTCTTTGAAGGACAGAGATAAACAAGTGATACCAACCAGTAGTACAAATGCCTTGGATATTTCTGTCAAGTCTAGTGGACCTGgttttacaaaatatttcaatgatACCACGGATGCTAAGATCCAGAATGTATGCCTTGATATGTCGTCATTGAGCATTGGTAGACATGAAAAAACACAGGGCAACTGTATTGATCAAAATAAGGAGTCCTTGACCGGGGAATATGCGACTTCTGCAGATGAGATTTGTATTACAAGAGAGAAGTCTGACTTGAGATTGGATACACTGAGCAAAGTAACACAAGTTACTACTTCCGAAATGGAGAATGATTTGCTAACCTTTAATGAGCAGAGACATAGGGATCCCGAAGTAGTTATTGACAAAGTTTATTCACCAAATCTTCCCCCTTCTTTGCACTCCCCAGCTCAGCCTTGTTGGTATTCCTCTCAGCTGACTAATGGTGGTGGACCTGTTAGTGCCAATATGCAGTTAGACAGGAGAACTGATTCAGTATCACAGCCTTCGCGTGAATCATTGACTAATGGATACCCGGAGAATGTATCAAATTGCGTGGCGGGTTTGCATACTATTGATAGAAGTTATTATCCGTTGCCTGACGAGGGTAAGATGATGCATGTGAAAAGGTTTCAAGGTGAAGCTCCTAGCGAGAACAGTAGTACTAATGTAGATATTGGAGAGAACAGTATTATATCTAATATTTTGTCCCTGGATTTTGATCCTTGGAATGAATCATTAACTTCTCCTCAGAACCTTGCCAAGTTGTTGGGAGAAACTGATGACCGACAAGGGTCTGTTAGAGTGTCAAGCTCAAGAAAATTAACCAGTAACCAATCAAGATTCTCTTTTGCAAGAGAAGAACCAACCACCAATGCATTAGCTGATTATCAACCATCTCTTAATTACATTGAGCAAAGTTTTAATCATTATCATCATGGTCATGATTTTCCAAATAGCAGAAATGATAAACTTGATTATATTGGTACTCGTAATGGTTTTTCCATGGCTAATAATGAGGAAACAGTTGGTTTTGGCAACAGCTTTTCTCATCTCTCTTCTAATAAGCTATCAG TGTCCAGACCTCAGATGTCAGCACCTCCAGGGTTCCCAGCACCAAACAGAGCACCACCCCCGGGTTTTGCTTCTCATTTTGAGAGAATGGAACAAAATTTTGACTCTCTTCATG CGAATAACTTGCGTGATGCCTCCTCATTGCACAATCTACACCAGGCTCCTCAAGTTGGACATGTGAGTAATGGAGATATTGAGTTTATGGATCCTGCTATTCTGGCAGTTGGTAAAGGGTTTCCTAATGGCCTTCATCTCTCAAACTTGGACATGTCTTCAAGTTGTCCTCCACAATCAAATACTTTACAAAATGAGGGAAGGCTTCAATTACTGATGCAAAGATCTGTAGCTGCGCATCAGAACCAGAGTTTTTCTGATACGAGGAATATGTTTTCACTGGTCAGTGATGCTTATGGAATGTCTTCCCGGGGTGTGGAGCAAACTCTGGCCAACAATCATCCCCCATTTGATGGATTTTCTTCTAGGGCTCTGGAGCAAACTCTGGTCAACCATCAATCTCCATATTCACAGCTCACTCTTTCCCTGGGTAGAAACTCTGTCATGTCAAATGGCCACTGGGACAGTTGGAATGGGGTTCAGAGTGGAAACAGTTTGGGTGTAGCGGAACACCCCCGAACAGAAAATATGGGCTTTAACAAGGTATTTACCGGATATGAGGAATCAAAGATTCATATGCCCAATTCTGGCAATTTGTATAATAGAACATTTGGGATGTAA
- the LOC101247127 gene encoding uncharacterized protein isoform X1, translated as MSDQGDKMCPLCAEEMDLTDQQLKPCKCGYEVCRCSLSPTFLESSYWIFFDNGGVWVNLHALRLFHGYLQLPHQHRYRICVWCWHHIMDMAEKENTDGRCPACRAPYNKEKIVGMEAKCDKAVAEMSTEKRLSSRKGKSKTADSRKQLSSVRVVQRNLVYIVGLPLSLADEDQLLQRKEYFPQYGKVMKVSISRTAAGTIQHFANDTCSVYITYSKEEEAILCIQSVHGFVLDGSPLRACFGTTKYCHAWLRNVPCTNLDCLYLHEVGSQEDSFSKDEIISAYTRSRVQQIAGAVNTMQRRSGSVLPPPAEEYCSNNSASADKPISKNAATNSAPSVRGSSSPPNSSSGRSAALPAGALWGTRASNNQHPPASVPCSNGPLNKKPQTCNPTVSYTAVERTSQASLLPAYAGKKVVHTEESVTSQEKGKIDTLEPVKQHVGADPHIYTSENPTIPAPLDSQLHSVPSMSLKDRDKQVIPTSSTNALDISVKSSGPGFTKYFNDTTDAKIQNVCLDMSSLSIGRHEKTQGNCIDQNKESLTGEYATSADEICITREKSDLRLDTLSKVTQVTTSEMENDLLTFNEQRHRDPEVVIDKVYSPNLPPSLHSPAQPCWYSSQLTNGGGPVSANMQLDRRTDSVSQPSRESLTNGYPENVSNCVAGLHTIDRSYYPLPDEGKMMHVKRFQGEAPSENSSTNVDIGENSIISNILSLDFDPWNESLTSPQNLAKLLGETDDRQGSVRVSSSRKLTSNQSRFSFAREEPTTNALADYQPSLNYIEQSFNHYHHGHDFPNSRNDKLDYIGTRNGFSMANNEETVGFGNSFSHLSSNKLSVSRPQMSAPPGFPAPNRAPPPGFASHFERMEQNFDSLHANNLRDASSLHNLHQAPQVGHVSNGDIEFMDPAILAVGKGFPNGLHLSNLDMSSSCPPQSNTLQNEGRLQLLMQRSVAAHQNQSFSDTRNMFSLVSDAYGMSSRGVEQTLANNHPPFDGFSSRALEQTLVNHQSPYSQLTLSLGRNSVMSNGHWDSWNGVQSGNSLGVAEHPRTENMGFNKVFTGYEESKIHMPNSGNLYNRTFGM; from the exons ATGAGTGACCAGGGGGATAAGATGTGTCCTCTTTGTGCAGAGGAGATGGATTTGACAGATCAACAGTTGAAGCCTTGCAAGTGCGGCTATGAGGTTTGTAGATGCAGTCTTTCCCCTACATTTTTAGAAAGTTCTTACtggattttttttgataatggtGGTGTTTGGGTGAATTTGCATGCACTTCGACTATTCCACGGATATCTGCAACTTCCCCACCAACATAGATACCGG ATATGTGTCTGGTGCTGGCATCACATAATGGATATGGCTGAGAAGGAGAATACAGATGGGAGGTGTCCAGCATGTCGCGCTCCTTATAACAAGGAAAAGATTGTTGGCATGGAAGCAAAATGTGACAA GGCAGTGGCTGAGATGAGCACTGAGAAAAGGTTGTCTTCTCGCAAGGGAAAAAGTAAAACAGCAGATTCTAGGAAGCAACTTAGCAGTGTTCGAGTCGTTCAAAGGAATCTTGTTTACATTGTTGGGTTGCCTCTCAGTCTAGCTGATGAAGAT CAGCTTCTACAGAGGAAAGAGTATTTTCCTCAGTATGGAAAGGTTATGAAGGTGTCTATATCTCGTACAGCTGCTGGCACTATTCAACATTTTGCAAATGATACTTGTAGTGT ATATATTACCTATTCAAAGGAGGAGGAAGCAATTCTGTGTATTCAATCTGTACATGGGTTTGTTTTGGATGGTAGTCCTCTAAG AGCTTGCTTTGGAACCACAAAATACTGTCATGCTTGGTTGAGAAATGTG CCCTGTACCAATCTTGATTGTTTATACTTGCACGAGGTTGGGTCGCAAGAGGATAGCTTTAGTAAAGACGAAATCATATCAGCTTACACAAG GAGTAGAGTTCAACAAATTGCTGGTGCCGTTAATACTATGCAACGGCGATCAGGGAGTGTGTTACCGCCGCCAGCAGAGGAGTACTGCAGTAACAACTCTGCTTCTGCTGACAAACCTATTAGTAAAAATGCTGCAACT AATTCAGCACCCAGTGTTAGAGGCTCCAGCTCCCCACCAAATAGTAGCTCTGGTAGATCTGCGGCTCTTCCTGCTGGAGCTTTATG GGGAACACGTGCATCAAATAATCAACACCCACCTGCCAGTGTACCATGTTCTAATGGACCACTTAATAAGAAGCCTCAGACGTGTAATCCAACGGTATCTTATACAGCTGTTGAAAGGACAAGTCAGGCTTCGTTACTGCCTGCCTATGCAGGAAAGAAAGTAGTACATACTGAAGAAAGTGTAACTTCTCAAGAGAAAGGTAAGATAGACACTTTAGAACCTGTTAAGCAGCATGTAGGAGCAGACCCTCATATCTATACTTCTGAGAACCCCACTATTCCGGCACCTCTGGACAGTCAGCTACATAGTGTCCCGTCCATGTCTTTGAAGGACAGAGATAAACAAGTGATACCAACCAGTAGTACAAATGCCTTGGATATTTCTGTCAAGTCTAGTGGACCTGgttttacaaaatatttcaatgatACCACGGATGCTAAGATCCAGAATGTATGCCTTGATATGTCGTCATTGAGCATTGGTAGACATGAAAAAACACAGGGCAACTGTATTGATCAAAATAAGGAGTCCTTGACCGGGGAATATGCGACTTCTGCAGATGAGATTTGTATTACAAGAGAGAAGTCTGACTTGAGATTGGATACACTGAGCAAAGTAACACAAGTTACTACTTCCGAAATGGAGAATGATTTGCTAACCTTTAATGAGCAGAGACATAGGGATCCCGAAGTAGTTATTGACAAAGTTTATTCACCAAATCTTCCCCCTTCTTTGCACTCCCCAGCTCAGCCTTGTTGGTATTCCTCTCAGCTGACTAATGGTGGTGGACCTGTTAGTGCCAATATGCAGTTAGACAGGAGAACTGATTCAGTATCACAGCCTTCGCGTGAATCATTGACTAATGGATACCCGGAGAATGTATCAAATTGCGTGGCGGGTTTGCATACTATTGATAGAAGTTATTATCCGTTGCCTGACGAGGGTAAGATGATGCATGTGAAAAGGTTTCAAGGTGAAGCTCCTAGCGAGAACAGTAGTACTAATGTAGATATTGGAGAGAACAGTATTATATCTAATATTTTGTCCCTGGATTTTGATCCTTGGAATGAATCATTAACTTCTCCTCAGAACCTTGCCAAGTTGTTGGGAGAAACTGATGACCGACAAGGGTCTGTTAGAGTGTCAAGCTCAAGAAAATTAACCAGTAACCAATCAAGATTCTCTTTTGCAAGAGAAGAACCAACCACCAATGCATTAGCTGATTATCAACCATCTCTTAATTACATTGAGCAAAGTTTTAATCATTATCATCATGGTCATGATTTTCCAAATAGCAGAAATGATAAACTTGATTATATTGGTACTCGTAATGGTTTTTCCATGGCTAATAATGAGGAAACAGTTGGTTTTGGCAACAGCTTTTCTCATCTCTCTTCTAATAAGCTATCAG TGTCCAGACCTCAGATGTCAGCACCTCCAGGGTTCCCAGCACCAAACAGAGCACCACCCCCGGGTTTTGCTTCTCATTTTGAGAGAATGGAACAAAATTTTGACTCTCTTCATG CGAATAACTTGCGTGATGCCTCCTCATTGCACAATCTACACCAGGCTCCTCAAGTTGGACATGTGAGTAATGGAGATATTGAGTTTATGGATCCTGCTATTCTGGCAGTTGGTAAAGGGTTTCCTAATGGCCTTCATCTCTCAAACTTGGACATGTCTTCAAGTTGTCCTCCACAATCAAATACTTTACAAAATGAGGGAAGGCTTCAATTACTGATGCAAAGATCTGTAGCTGCGCATCAGAACCAGAGTTTTTCTGATACGAGGAATATGTTTTCACTGGTCAGTGATGCTTATGGAATGTCTTCCCGGGGTGTGGAGCAAACTCTGGCCAACAATCATCCCCCATTTGATGGATTTTCTTCTAGGGCTCTGGAGCAAACTCTGGTCAACCATCAATCTCCATATTCACAGCTCACTCTTTCCCTGGGTAGAAACTCTGTCATGTCAAATGGCCACTGGGACAGTTGGAATGGGGTTCAGAGTGGAAACAGTTTGGGTGTAGCGGAACACCCCCGAACAGAAAATATGGGCTTTAACAAGGTATTTACCGGATATGAGGAATCAAAGATTCATATGCCCAATTCTGGCAATTTGTATAATAGAACATTTGGGATGTAA
- the LOC101247127 gene encoding uncharacterized protein isoform X9, whose amino-acid sequence MKMYLLQRKEYFPQYGKVMKVSISRTAAGTIQHFANDTCSVYITYSKEEEAILCIQSVHGFVLDGSPLRACFGTTKYCHAWLRNVPCTNLDCLYLHEVGSQEDSFSKDEIISAYTRSRVQQIAGAVNTMQRRSGSVLPPPAEEYCSNNSASADKPISKNAATNSAPSVRGSSSPPNSSSGRSAALPAGALWGTRASNNQHPPASVPCSNGPLNKKPQTCNPTVSYTAVERTSQASLLPAYAGKKVVHTEESVTSQEKGKIDTLEPVKQHVGADPHIYTSENPTIPAPLDSQLHSVPSMSLKDRDKQVIPTSSTNALDISVKSSGPGFTKYFNDTTDAKIQNVCLDMSSLSIGRHEKTQGNCIDQNKESLTGEYATSADEICITREKSDLRLDTLSKVTQVTTSEMENDLLTFNEQRHRDPEVVIDKVYSPNLPPSLHSPAQPCWYSSQLTNGGGPVSANMQLDRRTDSVSQPSRESLTNGYPENVSNCVAGLHTIDRSYYPLPDEGKMMHVKRFQGEAPSENSSTNVDIGENSIISNILSLDFDPWNESLTSPQNLAKLLGETDDRQGSVRVSSSRKLTSNQSRFSFAREEPTTNALADYQPSLNYIEQSFNHYHHGHDFPNSRNDKLDYIGTRNGFSMANNEETVGFGNSFSHLSSNKLSVSRPQMSAPPGFPAPNRAPPPGFASHFERMEQNFDSLHANNLRDASSLHNLHQAPQVGHVSNGDIEFMDPAILAVGKGFPNGLHLSNLDMSSSCPPQSNTLQNEGRLQLLMQRSVAAHQNQSFSDTRNMFSLVSDAYGMSSRGVEQTLANNHPPFDGFSSRALEQTLVNHQSPYSQLTLSLGRNSVMSNGHWDSWNGVQSGNSLGVAEHPRTENMGFNKVFTGYEESKIHMPNSGNLYNRTFGM is encoded by the exons ATGAAGATGTAT CTTCTACAGAGGAAAGAGTATTTTCCTCAGTATGGAAAGGTTATGAAGGTGTCTATATCTCGTACAGCTGCTGGCACTATTCAACATTTTGCAAATGATACTTGTAGTGT ATATATTACCTATTCAAAGGAGGAGGAAGCAATTCTGTGTATTCAATCTGTACATGGGTTTGTTTTGGATGGTAGTCCTCTAAG AGCTTGCTTTGGAACCACAAAATACTGTCATGCTTGGTTGAGAAATGTG CCCTGTACCAATCTTGATTGTTTATACTTGCACGAGGTTGGGTCGCAAGAGGATAGCTTTAGTAAAGACGAAATCATATCAGCTTACACAAG GAGTAGAGTTCAACAAATTGCTGGTGCCGTTAATACTATGCAACGGCGATCAGGGAGTGTGTTACCGCCGCCAGCAGAGGAGTACTGCAGTAACAACTCTGCTTCTGCTGACAAACCTATTAGTAAAAATGCTGCAACT AATTCAGCACCCAGTGTTAGAGGCTCCAGCTCCCCACCAAATAGTAGCTCTGGTAGATCTGCGGCTCTTCCTGCTGGAGCTTTATG GGGAACACGTGCATCAAATAATCAACACCCACCTGCCAGTGTACCATGTTCTAATGGACCACTTAATAAGAAGCCTCAGACGTGTAATCCAACGGTATCTTATACAGCTGTTGAAAGGACAAGTCAGGCTTCGTTACTGCCTGCCTATGCAGGAAAGAAAGTAGTACATACTGAAGAAAGTGTAACTTCTCAAGAGAAAGGTAAGATAGACACTTTAGAACCTGTTAAGCAGCATGTAGGAGCAGACCCTCATATCTATACTTCTGAGAACCCCACTATTCCGGCACCTCTGGACAGTCAGCTACATAGTGTCCCGTCCATGTCTTTGAAGGACAGAGATAAACAAGTGATACCAACCAGTAGTACAAATGCCTTGGATATTTCTGTCAAGTCTAGTGGACCTGgttttacaaaatatttcaatgatACCACGGATGCTAAGATCCAGAATGTATGCCTTGATATGTCGTCATTGAGCATTGGTAGACATGAAAAAACACAGGGCAACTGTATTGATCAAAATAAGGAGTCCTTGACCGGGGAATATGCGACTTCTGCAGATGAGATTTGTATTACAAGAGAGAAGTCTGACTTGAGATTGGATACACTGAGCAAAGTAACACAAGTTACTACTTCCGAAATGGAGAATGATTTGCTAACCTTTAATGAGCAGAGACATAGGGATCCCGAAGTAGTTATTGACAAAGTTTATTCACCAAATCTTCCCCCTTCTTTGCACTCCCCAGCTCAGCCTTGTTGGTATTCCTCTCAGCTGACTAATGGTGGTGGACCTGTTAGTGCCAATATGCAGTTAGACAGGAGAACTGATTCAGTATCACAGCCTTCGCGTGAATCATTGACTAATGGATACCCGGAGAATGTATCAAATTGCGTGGCGGGTTTGCATACTATTGATAGAAGTTATTATCCGTTGCCTGACGAGGGTAAGATGATGCATGTGAAAAGGTTTCAAGGTGAAGCTCCTAGCGAGAACAGTAGTACTAATGTAGATATTGGAGAGAACAGTATTATATCTAATATTTTGTCCCTGGATTTTGATCCTTGGAATGAATCATTAACTTCTCCTCAGAACCTTGCCAAGTTGTTGGGAGAAACTGATGACCGACAAGGGTCTGTTAGAGTGTCAAGCTCAAGAAAATTAACCAGTAACCAATCAAGATTCTCTTTTGCAAGAGAAGAACCAACCACCAATGCATTAGCTGATTATCAACCATCTCTTAATTACATTGAGCAAAGTTTTAATCATTATCATCATGGTCATGATTTTCCAAATAGCAGAAATGATAAACTTGATTATATTGGTACTCGTAATGGTTTTTCCATGGCTAATAATGAGGAAACAGTTGGTTTTGGCAACAGCTTTTCTCATCTCTCTTCTAATAAGCTATCAG TGTCCAGACCTCAGATGTCAGCACCTCCAGGGTTCCCAGCACCAAACAGAGCACCACCCCCGGGTTTTGCTTCTCATTTTGAGAGAATGGAACAAAATTTTGACTCTCTTCATG CGAATAACTTGCGTGATGCCTCCTCATTGCACAATCTACACCAGGCTCCTCAAGTTGGACATGTGAGTAATGGAGATATTGAGTTTATGGATCCTGCTATTCTGGCAGTTGGTAAAGGGTTTCCTAATGGCCTTCATCTCTCAAACTTGGACATGTCTTCAAGTTGTCCTCCACAATCAAATACTTTACAAAATGAGGGAAGGCTTCAATTACTGATGCAAAGATCTGTAGCTGCGCATCAGAACCAGAGTTTTTCTGATACGAGGAATATGTTTTCACTGGTCAGTGATGCTTATGGAATGTCTTCCCGGGGTGTGGAGCAAACTCTGGCCAACAATCATCCCCCATTTGATGGATTTTCTTCTAGGGCTCTGGAGCAAACTCTGGTCAACCATCAATCTCCATATTCACAGCTCACTCTTTCCCTGGGTAGAAACTCTGTCATGTCAAATGGCCACTGGGACAGTTGGAATGGGGTTCAGAGTGGAAACAGTTTGGGTGTAGCGGAACACCCCCGAACAGAAAATATGGGCTTTAACAAGGTATTTACCGGATATGAGGAATCAAAGATTCATATGCCCAATTCTGGCAATTTGTATAATAGAACATTTGGGATGTAA